In Bacillus sp. Cs-700, one genomic interval encodes:
- a CDS encoding ABC transporter substrate-binding protein, with amino-acid sequence MMVIEGYKSVGSRSEPSLEIIRTLKPDLIIADSVRHKAIYEELSDIAPTIAVVNDTADYGDVVEATETIGLALDREEDTEQMLTEHRESVTDFKETLTGIDGTVLQAEYTSSNLFGAPTSSYFMPSFMEEIGLEYALQDENETSQDLTIEQLLKINPDLLLLTKNEDDPSVQKQLEGNALWNYDAYWCFGWKRDKP; translated from the coding sequence ATGATGGTTATTGAAGGGTATAAGTCTGTCGGTTCTCGCTCGGAACCGAGCTTAGAGATTATTCGTACATTAAAACCAGATCTCATTATCGCCGATTCTGTTCGTCATAAGGCGATCTATGAAGAACTGAGCGATATTGCGCCGACAATTGCTGTTGTGAATGATACGGCGGATTATGGGGATGTTGTGGAAGCGACAGAAACAATTGGACTTGCTTTAGATCGTGAGGAAGATACGGAACAAATGTTGACCGAACATAGGGAATCGGTTACCGATTTTAAAGAAACGCTTACGGGTATAGATGGGACTGTTCTTCAAGCGGAATATACAAGCAGCAATCTATTTGGAGCTCCTACATCTTCCTACTTTATGCCAAGTTTTATGGAAGAAATCGGACTTGAGTACGCCCTTCAGGATGAGAACGAAACGTCTCAGGACCTGACAATCGAACAATTGTTGAAAATCAACCCTGATCTACTTCTACTTACGAAAAATGAAGACGATCCCTCTGTTCAAAAACAATTAGAAGGGAATGCGCTTTGGAATTACGATGCCTACTGGTGTTTCGGATGGAAAAGAGATAAACCGTGA
- a CDS encoding ammonium transporter has protein sequence MDSMFLMNSLWVMISAVLVILMLGGFILLEAGSTRMKNAGHIAGKTIFTFGIASIVFWAVGYGLIFGEGNAFFGLTDFFYSGYEIEGLGLSAPVFFLFQLAFAGISLTIAFGGFAERAKLTAYILFAVLFSVLVYPVIAHWIWGGGWLAEHGKQDFAGSTVVHLTGAMGAFAATILLKPRIGKYNKDGSPNNIAGHNQVFTALGVLVLWVGWFGFNAGSTLSADAAFFGFVAMNTNLAAGAGAVAALVVAWAVTGKADVPTMLNGALAGLVAITASCAFVDTWGAVVIGLVAGFIVFYSMRFFEKRKVDDPIFALSVHGVAGVWGTLSTGLFATPELATVGQPGLFYGGGFGQLGVQALGVGASGAYAFVVSFILLVIIKKVLNGLRVTEEEEIIGLDLSEHGSYGYPEFLETRHDSGQQSSSKSG, from the coding sequence ATGGATTCGATGTTTCTGATGAATAGTCTTTGGGTGATGATTTCAGCAGTACTTGTTATTTTGATGTTAGGTGGCTTCATTTTGCTTGAAGCAGGATCAACCCGAATGAAAAATGCTGGCCATATTGCTGGTAAGACGATCTTCACGTTTGGGATTGCTTCAATAGTCTTTTGGGCAGTTGGATATGGGTTGATTTTCGGTGAAGGAAATGCGTTCTTTGGTTTAACAGACTTTTTCTATTCCGGTTATGAAATTGAGGGATTAGGGCTTTCAGCACCCGTTTTCTTCTTATTCCAATTAGCATTCGCAGGAATTTCCTTAACAATTGCGTTTGGGGGTTTTGCTGAACGTGCGAAGTTAACAGCTTATATTTTGTTTGCGGTATTATTTTCAGTTCTTGTTTATCCTGTGATTGCCCACTGGATTTGGGGCGGCGGCTGGTTAGCTGAGCACGGTAAGCAGGACTTTGCAGGTTCAACAGTTGTTCACTTAACAGGGGCAATGGGTGCTTTCGCAGCAACGATTCTATTGAAACCGCGTATTGGTAAATACAATAAAGATGGTTCTCCAAACAATATTGCCGGACATAACCAGGTATTCACGGCACTTGGTGTGCTCGTTTTATGGGTCGGTTGGTTCGGATTTAATGCAGGTAGTACGTTATCTGCGGATGCTGCATTCTTTGGCTTTGTTGCGATGAATACTAACTTAGCAGCAGGTGCTGGGGCCGTTGCCGCACTGGTTGTGGCGTGGGCCGTAACTGGAAAAGCGGATGTGCCAACGATGTTGAACGGTGCGTTAGCAGGATTAGTTGCGATTACAGCTTCTTGTGCTTTTGTCGACACGTGGGGAGCAGTAGTCATTGGGTTAGTTGCTGGATTTATCGTATTCTACAGCATGAGATTCTTTGAAAAACGGAAAGTCGATGATCCGATCTTTGCTTTATCTGTACACGGAGTCGCAGGCGTTTGGGGTACATTATCAACTGGCTTATTTGCAACACCAGAACTTGCAACAGTTGGGCAACCAGGACTTTTCTATGGTGGTGGTTTCGGTCAGCTAGGCGTTCAAGCGCTTGGTGTTGGTGCAAGTGGTGCCTATGCCTTTGTTGTTTCGTTTATTCTGTTAGTGATTATCAAGAAAGTCCTTAATGGCTTACGTGTTACAGAAGAAGAAGAGATTATCGGTCTTGATCTTAGTGAGCACGGTAGCTATGGCTATCCAGAGTTCTTGGAAACGCGCCATGATTCTGGGCAGCAAAGCAGCTCGAAATCAGGATGA
- a CDS encoding immunity 22 family protein: MEKQGWVSVWLGNIEENDSVGDYVNLTYDEDGESTPLEI; this comes from the coding sequence ATGGAAAAACAGGGATGGGTTTCAGTTTGGTTAGGTAATATTGAAGAAAATGACTCTGTAGGAGATTATGTAAATTTAACTTATGATGAGGATGGTGAATCGACCCCTCTGGAAATTTAA
- a CDS encoding DUF294 nucleotidyltransferase-like domain-containing protein, whose product MEDGFDKYEDLKNMREQQMKHVATDHIELNQFHDQLMTRVVHLATEKVKKEWGPPPSPFSFFLMGSGGRFEQALWSDQDHGIVYETTSGEAQEYFLKLGKEISDGLHAVGYEYCDGNVMASNSLWCKSVEEWKDQLENWMEDESFDAIRHLLIFIDARVLVGRESFIESLKEVIHLKIDDAPYLLKRMLKNTMRLQKGIGVFGQILVETHGSHTGEINLKQTALFPYVNAVRLLSLKEKMMKTSTLSRLDVFSEKRQSEWKQYEDSFRQLLQFRLHYGGRENYEAVHYVKIDSLPKERKKELKDMMKQGIELYNETTKTIEKGCS is encoded by the coding sequence ATGGAAGATGGTTTCGACAAGTATGAAGATCTAAAAAACATGAGAGAACAACAAATGAAGCATGTTGCGACAGACCATATTGAGCTTAATCAGTTCCATGATCAGCTGATGACCCGAGTCGTTCATCTTGCAACCGAGAAAGTGAAAAAAGAGTGGGGGCCACCTCCCTCTCCTTTTTCATTTTTTTTAATGGGAAGCGGAGGACGATTTGAACAAGCGCTATGGAGCGATCAAGATCACGGGATTGTTTATGAGACGACGAGCGGTGAGGCGCAGGAATATTTCCTTAAGCTTGGGAAAGAAATTTCCGATGGCCTTCATGCGGTTGGATATGAATACTGTGACGGAAATGTGATGGCATCCAATTCCCTGTGGTGTAAATCTGTTGAAGAGTGGAAAGACCAGCTTGAAAACTGGATGGAAGATGAAAGTTTTGATGCGATCCGCCATTTATTGATTTTTATTGATGCGAGAGTGTTGGTAGGGCGTGAATCGTTTATTGAATCGTTAAAAGAAGTGATCCACCTAAAAATCGATGACGCGCCATATTTATTAAAAAGGATGTTGAAAAATACGATGCGCCTGCAAAAGGGAATTGGGGTATTTGGCCAAATCCTTGTAGAAACGCACGGTTCGCATACGGGAGAGATCAACTTGAAACAGACGGCTTTGTTCCCTTATGTCAATGCAGTAAGGCTACTCTCGTTGAAGGAGAAAATGATGAAAACGTCTACGTTATCAAGGCTTGATGTGTTTTCAGAAAAGCGCCAATCCGAATGGAAGCAGTATGAAGATAGCTTCAGGCAACTTTTACAGTTTCGTCTTCATTATGGAGGGCGAGAAAATTATGAAGCCGTTCATTATGTGAAGATCGACTCCCTTCCCAAAGAACGGAAGAAAGAGCTAAAGGATATGATGAAACAAGGCATTGAGCTTTATAACGAAACCACAAAGACCATCGAAAAAGGATGTTCCTAA
- a CDS encoding collagen-like protein: MIISTFDNRRCRICFKVNCICSPRCTKCHHFTCTCSPESVPTKKTCSNFIPVPGPPGPTGPPGANGTAASTDYAYIYQATAQIVPIETDVTFDTNGAIFGAIAHTVGDAGITINTPGDYKIIFSVTGQQSNQFALFINGTLFPGTIYGSNSTDQQNTGFAIIQVASPVTLTLRNHTSAGSVSLETLAGGTEANVTASILIQRL, from the coding sequence ATGATTATTTCCACGTTTGATAACCGTCGATGCCGAATTTGCTTTAAGGTGAACTGCATTTGTTCTCCTCGCTGTACAAAATGCCATCATTTCACTTGTACTTGCTCTCCTGAAAGTGTTCCAACCAAAAAAACGTGTTCCAATTTCATACCAGTTCCTGGCCCACCTGGGCCAACTGGTCCTCCAGGAGCAAATGGAACCGCTGCTTCTACTGACTATGCGTATATTTATCAAGCGACTGCCCAGATCGTCCCAATTGAAACCGATGTAACGTTTGATACGAATGGGGCCATCTTTGGTGCGATTGCTCATACAGTGGGAGACGCTGGAATTACCATTAACACACCAGGTGACTATAAAATTATATTTTCCGTAACCGGTCAGCAGTCAAATCAGTTTGCGCTCTTTATTAATGGGACTCTTTTTCCGGGTACAATATACGGTTCAAATAGTACAGATCAGCAAAATACAGGGTTTGCCATTATTCAAGTAGCTTCTCCAGTCACGCTAACGCTACGAAATCATACATCCGCTGGGTCTGTTTCTTTAGAGACTTTAGCAGGAGGTACTGAAGCTAACGTAACGGCATCGATCTTAATTCAGCGCCTTTAA
- a CDS encoding YIP1 family protein: MSVAQKVAEAPERRKASYKPSSLLDVFIQPTNFFSSLRIDRKIGMNAYIILVLYGIISFFLAKDLVKSNEVISLLSPELQNESTYLILYIGTSIFSVIQLLFSLLITTALYKLILHLCKIRLTFKGLFHIVLIAQVPILIGKFINLLFIDQGTVTTPITSLGFTVQNFVDSIFLTNLFNSIEVFNIWSILLIGLGVGVCVQVSTKKSISVIALTWIGFTIIASLIPALLG, translated from the coding sequence ATGAGTGTTGCACAAAAAGTAGCAGAAGCTCCTGAAAGAAGAAAGGCTTCCTACAAGCCTTCTAGTCTTTTAGATGTATTCATTCAACCTACTAATTTTTTTTCTAGTCTGAGGATAGATCGTAAAATAGGGATGAATGCCTACATCATCTTGGTGTTATATGGAATCATATCCTTCTTCTTAGCAAAAGACTTAGTGAAATCTAACGAAGTTATATCATTGTTATCTCCAGAATTGCAAAATGAAAGTACATATTTAATTTTGTATATTGGAACGAGTATTTTCTCTGTCATTCAATTGTTGTTTAGTTTATTAATAACAACAGCACTTTACAAATTAATACTTCACTTATGTAAGATACGATTAACTTTTAAGGGTCTGTTCCATATCGTATTAATTGCTCAAGTACCTATACTCATTGGGAAATTCATTAATCTCCTTTTCATTGATCAGGGTACAGTCACGACTCCAATAACAAGTTTAGGGTTTACCGTTCAGAATTTTGTTGATTCGATCTTTTTAACAAATTTATTTAATAGTATTGAAGTTTTTAATATCTGGAGTATTTTGCTAATTGGTTTAGGAGTAGGGGTATGTGTCCAAGTGTCCACCAAAAAAAGTATAAGTGTTATTGCACTAACTTGGATTGGTTTCACTATCATTGCTTCACTTATTCCAGCGTTATTGGGATAA
- a CDS encoding accessory gene regulator B family protein — translation MSAFSPKLIATKFSERAILFGNIDPREKDRIRYGLEWGISGFYQIALTLLIGYSVGLFMETLLVLTTISSLRLFAGGAHFSNFNYCLIASVSLIIGIAFSGPFLLHIFSNVNTLLLFTYPILLAFLWNYAPVLFKKRNKKSNREIQQAKHISITISIALMSLSFCLPDIYALAIYTALFFQVFTITPFGIKIIHFIDSKLTKRRSNHV, via the coding sequence ATGAGTGCTTTTAGTCCTAAATTAATCGCCACCAAATTTTCAGAAAGAGCAATTCTGTTTGGTAATATTGATCCACGTGAGAAAGATCGAATTCGCTATGGTTTGGAATGGGGCATATCTGGCTTTTATCAAATTGCTCTTACTTTACTGATAGGATATTCGGTTGGATTATTTATGGAAACTCTCTTAGTATTAACTACAATCTCATCTTTAAGACTTTTTGCAGGTGGAGCTCATTTTTCTAACTTTAACTATTGTTTAATAGCTAGTGTAAGCTTGATTATTGGAATTGCATTCTCAGGTCCTTTTCTACTTCATATTTTTTCTAATGTAAACACGCTCTTACTTTTTACATATCCAATTTTGCTGGCTTTTCTTTGGAACTATGCTCCAGTTCTATTTAAAAAACGTAATAAAAAATCCAATCGTGAAATTCAACAAGCGAAACACATCTCAATCACCATATCAATTGCTTTGATGTCGCTAAGTTTTTGCTTACCCGATATATACGCTTTAGCGATATATACCGCTTTATTTTTCCAAGTATTTACCATTACCCCTTTTGGCATCAAAATAATTCATTTTATCGATTCTAAATTAACGAAAAGGAGATCGAATCATGTTTAA
- the wecB gene encoding UDP-N-acetylglucosamine 2-epimerase (non-hydrolyzing) gives MKKKIMLVFGTRPEAIKMCPLVKELKTRNHFQTIVCVTGQHKEMLNQVLDVFDITPDYNLSIMKEKQNLFDVTLKILGGMKAVLEEVHPDLVLVHGDTSTTFVASLACFYLQIPIGHVEAGLRTYNIDSPYPEEFNRQSVGIIARYHFTPTEVSRENLLKEGKDPASIYVTGNTGIDALKMTVRDDFFHEHLEWASDSKLIMITAHRRENLGKPMRNMFHAIKRIVEEYPDIKAVYPIHMNPMVRKAADDILGNHDRIRIIDPLEVVAFHNFLSRSFMIITDSGGIQEEAPSLGKPVLVMRETTERPEGIEAGTLKLVGTEEENIYQHFKTLLDDKQEYNRMSHASNPYGDGFASKRIADLLSESLFLPVRELSRESPIVWR, from the coding sequence TTGAAGAAAAAAATTATGCTGGTTTTCGGTACAAGACCTGAAGCAATTAAGATGTGTCCCTTAGTGAAAGAGTTAAAAACACGAAATCATTTTCAGACTATTGTTTGTGTAACTGGTCAACATAAGGAGATGTTAAATCAGGTTCTCGATGTATTTGATATTACGCCTGATTATAACTTATCCATCATGAAAGAAAAGCAGAATCTATTTGATGTAACCCTCAAAATTTTAGGGGGTATGAAAGCGGTTCTTGAAGAAGTTCATCCAGATTTGGTGTTAGTTCATGGTGATACTTCAACCACATTTGTTGCGTCTTTAGCATGTTTTTACTTGCAAATTCCGATTGGGCACGTAGAGGCTGGTCTTAGAACTTATAATATTGATTCCCCTTATCCCGAAGAGTTCAATCGTCAATCTGTAGGGATTATCGCAAGGTATCATTTCACTCCAACAGAAGTTTCTAGAGAAAATTTGTTAAAAGAGGGCAAAGATCCAGCATCCATTTATGTGACGGGAAACACCGGAATTGACGCCCTAAAGATGACGGTCAGAGATGATTTTTTTCATGAACATCTTGAGTGGGCTTCGGATAGTAAACTCATTATGATAACGGCTCATCGAAGAGAAAATCTTGGAAAACCTATGAGAAACATGTTTCATGCTATTAAAAGAATCGTTGAAGAATATCCAGATATTAAAGCTGTCTATCCAATTCATATGAACCCGATGGTAAGAAAAGCAGCAGATGACATATTAGGAAACCATGATCGAATAAGAATAATTGATCCGTTAGAAGTAGTAGCTTTTCATAATTTCCTTTCACGCTCTTTCATGATCATAACAGACAGCGGTGGCATTCAAGAAGAAGCCCCGAGCCTGGGTAAGCCCGTACTGGTCATGCGTGAGACGACTGAGAGACCTGAAGGGATAGAAGCCGGAACATTAAAATTAGTTGGTACCGAAGAGGAAAACATTTATCAGCATTTTAAAACCCTTCTCGATGATAAACAAGAATATAACCGTATGAGTCATGCAAGTAACCCGTATGGTGATGGTTTTGCAAGCAAGAGGATTGCTGATCTATTGAGTGAATCATTATTCTTACCTGTACGAGAATTGTCTCGGGAATCCCCTATAGTTTGGCGTTAG
- a CDS encoding cyclic lactone autoinducer peptide translates to MFKIKSSFYASVATLGLVLANITVGTTCFLGLYEPDLPDED, encoded by the coding sequence ATGTTTAAAATCAAAAGTAGCTTTTATGCTTCAGTAGCCACACTAGGACTAGTTCTAGCAAACATTACTGTAGGAACAACTTGCTTTTTGGGGTTATACGAACCTGACCTTCCAGATGAAGATTAA
- a CDS encoding iron chelate uptake ABC transporter family permease subunit, whose protein sequence is MLFNDASIHQILVWLTGTVAGSTWKDLSLLTPVTIFGIGCSLLTMKALSVLSLGDDVARGLGQRVWLQKATVIALVVLLAGLSVAFTGPIGFVGLIIPHIVRYLIGSNHALVLPVSALAGAALLVLADVGSRFISFPSETPVGIVIPKRIPF, encoded by the coding sequence ATGCTTTTTAACGATGCATCCATCCATCAAATTCTCGTTTGGCTGACAGGAACCGTTGCAGGGTCAACATGGAAAGATTTGAGTTTACTAACCCCTGTTACCATCTTTGGTATCGGATGTTCTCTGCTAACGATGAAAGCTCTGTCGGTTCTCTCGCTCGGTGATGATGTGGCTCGGGGATTAGGGCAGCGGGTTTGGCTACAAAAAGCCACGGTTATTGCTCTTGTCGTCTTGCTCGCTGGATTATCTGTGGCGTTTACGGGCCCGATTGGGTTTGTCGGATTGATTATCCCGCATATTGTCCGATATTTGATCGGATCGAATCACGCTCTCGTGCTACCTGTTAGCGCGTTAGCTGGCGCAGCGCTGTTGGTATTAGCAGATGTGGGATCACGGTTTATCTCTTTTCCATCCGAAACACCAGTAGGCATCGTAATTCCAAAGCGCATTCCCTTCTAA
- a CDS encoding LytTR family DNA-binding domain-containing protein, with the protein MNKFNVLIVDDEPNCNYILKSHLNNYPDIENIYEFTDSRAAFSYLEENPVDLVFLDIDMPNMNGLTLTKELKNRHPEISVVFVTGHTDYALYGYELYPLDFLIKPINPLRLEQCLTHFRKMHTNPKVSGSVERNTSGKKISVRSSGSICFINVKDINFIEKRIRKCVINTADNKEIECNHTLSELEKMLGRHGFIRPHQSFLIPLDKISEIKPDEFMKSYVIEIENVKDEIRVSKNRYKELKEIILERL; encoded by the coding sequence TTGAATAAGTTTAATGTATTGATCGTAGATGATGAACCCAATTGTAATTACATACTTAAAAGTCACTTAAACAACTACCCTGATATAGAAAACATTTATGAATTTACAGATAGCAGAGCTGCTTTTAGCTACTTAGAAGAAAATCCAGTTGATTTAGTCTTTTTAGACATTGACATGCCTAATATGAACGGGCTCACGTTAACCAAAGAGTTAAAAAACAGACATCCTGAGATTTCAGTGGTTTTTGTTACTGGGCATACAGATTATGCTTTATATGGATATGAGCTGTATCCGTTAGACTTCTTAATAAAGCCTATTAATCCTTTACGCTTAGAGCAATGCTTAACACATTTCAGAAAAATGCACACTAATCCAAAAGTAAGTGGTTCTGTAGAAAGAAATACATCTGGAAAAAAAATCAGCGTTCGAAGTTCAGGTTCTATTTGCTTTATCAATGTTAAGGATATAAATTTTATTGAAAAAAGAATTCGAAAATGTGTCATCAATACGGCGGATAATAAAGAAATTGAATGCAATCACACCTTGAGTGAACTTGAAAAAATGCTTGGAAGACATGGTTTTATTCGCCCTCATCAATCGTTTTTGATACCTTTAGATAAAATTAGTGAAATAAAACCTGATGAATTTATGAAATCCTATGTAATTGAAATTGAAAACGTTAAAGACGAAATTAGAGTAAGTAAAAATCGTTATAAAGAATTGAAGGAAATCATTTTAGAGAGGCTATAA
- a CDS encoding exonuclease domain-containing protein, translating to MKMNQMVQYLKQLSGKVNTSMYASIQDQSNPHHISMLRQMQKEIKMKNTLEVPLNELRVVVFDLETTGFYPNKGDAILSIGAVKVTGETIEQERFYSLVQSNTAPSEEVTELTGIKVEDLEGAPPLSEVLAQFYKFIKGHTLVAHHAKHEQAFMQHATWSLMRANFDHRIVDTSFLIRIADPELKGFQLEDCCTNCGIEVKDRHHALGDAKMTAELWCYYLKGIQEMGFTNLREVYEQLARIG from the coding sequence ATGAAGATGAATCAAATGGTTCAATATTTAAAGCAGCTATCTGGCAAGGTGAATACGAGCATGTACGCCTCGATTCAAGACCAATCAAACCCTCATCATATTTCCATGCTGAGACAGATGCAGAAAGAAATTAAAATGAAAAATACGTTGGAAGTGCCTTTAAATGAATTACGCGTGGTCGTGTTTGATCTTGAAACAACCGGTTTTTATCCGAACAAAGGAGATGCCATTCTATCGATTGGAGCAGTAAAAGTTACTGGTGAAACGATTGAACAGGAAAGATTCTACTCCCTAGTTCAATCTAACACAGCCCCTTCTGAAGAGGTGACAGAACTGACCGGAATTAAAGTAGAAGATTTGGAAGGCGCTCCACCCCTCTCAGAAGTGTTGGCTCAATTTTATAAATTTATAAAAGGGCACACGTTAGTGGCGCATCATGCTAAGCATGAACAGGCCTTCATGCAGCATGCCACCTGGAGTTTAATGCGTGCAAATTTCGATCATCGTATTGTGGATACTTCTTTTCTGATACGGATAGCGGATCCAGAGTTAAAAGGGTTTCAATTAGAAGACTGCTGTACGAATTGTGGGATTGAGGTAAAAGATCGTCATCATGCTCTAGGAGACGCAAAGATGACAGCTGAGCTTTGGTGTTATTATTTGAAGGGAATTCAGGAGATGGGATTTACGAATTTGCGTGAGGTTTATGAGCAGTTGGCAAGGATTGGTTAG
- a CDS encoding GHKL domain-containing protein: MDYFFKIFGIFMEFFAILFFCTAFLSIDIKKLYRNEFLAIWFVGSIGVFLFQTFITVPPYINFSVSLGILLLLISILMKVRLLISLAIVVLSSCLFIFFEFVSLSILDNFFDVYLILEQTSLARVLISLPHICALVLISILFYVFRISFIPWKIIHSEKLEKHNKKHFHKYITFLFINLAFIIIMVFTVSYSEFYLGIESKGAFFVIILCTTYLLFFSQQLLKEETKRLEQHLDEQYQEDVTKYFRLIKSQRHDFVHHLNTLYGLILQDNTQATREYISELIEDVRITNESLPLSHPAMSALLLTLKQKASMRGIDMAIIINSPFESLPCRVSEISRVIGNLIDNAIEELTPLPQEEKWIEVILDSDGTDYTILISNCGEIEESISQSIFDYNFTTKKGDHQGLGLPETKRIVESYNGLIYLEIDEGYTSFIVSLPIAS, from the coding sequence ATGGATTATTTTTTCAAGATTTTTGGGATTTTTATGGAGTTTTTCGCTATTTTATTTTTCTGTACAGCTTTCTTAAGTATTGATATAAAAAAACTATATAGAAATGAATTTCTGGCTATATGGTTTGTGGGAAGTATAGGGGTTTTTTTATTCCAAACTTTTATCACAGTACCTCCATACATAAATTTCAGTGTATCTTTGGGTATTTTGCTTTTACTTATTTCAATCCTTATGAAAGTTAGATTGTTAATATCTCTCGCTATAGTCGTTCTTAGTTCGTGTCTATTTATCTTCTTCGAGTTTGTGTCACTTTCTATTCTCGATAATTTTTTTGACGTCTATTTAATTTTAGAGCAAACTTCCCTAGCCCGTGTTTTAATCTCTTTGCCACATATATGTGCACTTGTGTTAATTTCCATCCTTTTTTATGTGTTCAGAATATCGTTTATTCCATGGAAGATCATTCACTCTGAAAAACTAGAAAAGCATAATAAAAAACACTTTCATAAATATATTACTTTCTTGTTCATTAATTTAGCTTTCATCATTATTATGGTTTTCACAGTTTCATATAGTGAATTTTATTTAGGAATTGAAAGCAAAGGAGCATTTTTCGTCATCATTTTGTGCACTACGTATCTACTGTTTTTTTCTCAGCAACTATTAAAAGAAGAAACAAAACGCTTAGAGCAACATCTCGACGAACAATATCAAGAGGATGTCACCAAATACTTCCGCCTTATAAAATCTCAACGACACGATTTTGTACACCATTTAAACACTCTCTATGGCCTTATACTTCAGGACAATACACAAGCAACTAGAGAATACATTTCCGAATTAATTGAGGATGTCAGAATCACAAATGAATCACTCCCTTTATCTCATCCTGCGATGTCAGCTTTATTGTTAACGTTAAAACAAAAAGCATCTATGAGGGGAATTGATATGGCCATTATTATTAACTCCCCCTTCGAATCGCTGCCTTGCCGCGTTTCAGAAATAAGCAGGGTTATTGGAAATCTAATTGATAATGCTATTGAGGAACTTACTCCACTTCCTCAAGAAGAAAAATGGATTGAAGTCATACTAGATTCAGATGGAACGGATTACACCATCTTAATATCGAATTGCGGAGAAATTGAAGAAAGTATCTCTCAAAGTATTTTTGATTATAATTTTACGACAAAAAAGGGAGATCACCAGGGACTAGGCTTACCTGAAACAAAAAGGATTGTAGAAAGCTATAACGGTTTAATCTATCTTGAAATAGATGAGGGATATACTAGTTTTATTGTGTCTCTCCCAATAGCAAGTTAA
- a CDS encoding ABC transporter ATP-binding protein, whose product MEPLLSFNQVSKTIGNKKILKDMNFNIPTGKIIAFLGQNGAGKTTSLKIASGLMDIDSGEVQFLGKPIDKSKKDVMFIPDYPFLYDELTGEEYIRFTAELFKIRVNKAIIGEKVTYFDLQNEVGKKIKNLSLGNKKKLTLLTTLLNNPKLLLLDEFISGIDPINMKKTKTILRNYVNEGNSIVLSTHQLEVAQNFCESLIFINNGEVLQSNIDVAAVTNKDNSLEDYFIRTLSEGVN is encoded by the coding sequence ATGGAACCGTTATTATCCTTTAATCAAGTTTCAAAAACAATTGGGAATAAAAAAATATTGAAAGATATGAACTTCAACATTCCAACCGGCAAAATTATAGCGTTCTTAGGACAAAACGGTGCTGGAAAAACGACTTCTTTAAAAATTGCATCAGGTCTAATGGATATTGATTCAGGGGAAGTTCAATTTCTGGGGAAACCGATCGATAAGTCCAAAAAAGATGTTATGTTTATTCCTGATTATCCTTTTCTGTATGATGAGTTAACAGGGGAAGAATACATTCGTTTTACGGCAGAACTATTTAAAATTCGAGTTAATAAAGCCATTATCGGAGAAAAAGTGACTTATTTTGATTTGCAAAACGAAGTTGGGAAAAAAATAAAGAATTTATCATTAGGCAACAAGAAAAAACTAACGTTATTAACTACATTGTTAAATAACCCTAAGTTACTATTATTAGATGAATTTATTTCAGGTATTGATCCTATTAATATGAAGAAAACAAAAACAATATTAAGGAATTATGTTAATGAAGGTAATTCCATAGTATTGTCTACTCACCAACTGGAGGTTGCTCAAAATTTCTGCGAAAGCTTGATATTCATCAATAATGGTGAAGTTTTACAATCCAATATTGACGTTGCAGCTGTTACAAATAAAGATAATAGTCTTGAAGATTATTTTATAAGAACTTTGAGTGAAGGAGTAAACTAA